A single region of the Thermoplasmata archaeon genome encodes:
- a CDS encoding iron ABC transporter permease translates to MVEDINEARKEEYRSSISRKITFLVVCFAILLVTTIVSCSVGTGYEFGKTAQVIWDHITGVTYPVRSPDWWADYYIFNNVMPGVIMALVAGAGLALAGTVMQSMMENPLADAYTTGISSGACLGAVVAIIMGYSYSTIVAGAGIVINAFIGSLIPAVIIILMIRYVGNSPSTIILIGTALTFFFNSMVTLIMMTSSAESLQDAYIWQVGSVTNASWSDMPLMIVMCIASAVLVQISSNKLNIMALGEKSAKSLGLDVVQFRMLCIILTSVLIASIISFTGVIGFIGLVAPHITRFLVGGDNRFVVPGSIIMGSTILVVADLISRMLMTFGNIPLGVVMSFIGAPVFLYLIIRRRSEREVF, encoded by the coding sequence ATGGTCGAAGATATCAACGAAGCCAGGAAGGAAGAATATCGCTCTTCCATTTCAAGAAAAATCACGTTCTTGGTGGTATGTTTTGCTATACTGTTAGTAACGACTATTGTGTCATGTTCTGTCGGGACAGGTTATGAATTCGGAAAAACAGCGCAAGTAATTTGGGACCATATCACAGGCGTTACGTACCCCGTAAGGAGTCCAGACTGGTGGGCGGATTACTATATCTTCAACAATGTCATGCCCGGTGTAATAATGGCCCTCGTGGCCGGAGCGGGATTGGCCTTGGCCGGTACCGTCATGCAGAGTATGATGGAGAATCCTTTGGCCGATGCATACACGACCGGTATCTCTTCGGGAGCTTGTTTGGGTGCAGTCGTTGCAATCATTATGGGCTATTCATACTCCACCATAGTTGCTGGTGCAGGAATAGTGATAAACGCTTTCATAGGGTCGCTGATTCCCGCCGTTATAATCATTCTGATGATCAGATATGTGGGCAATTCTCCCTCAACGATTATTTTGATAGGAACGGCGTTGACGTTCTTCTTCAATTCGATGGTCACTTTGATTATGATGACGTCGAGTGCAGAGAGTCTTCAGGATGCATACATATGGCAAGTGGGCAGCGTTACTAACGCTTCCTGGTCAGATATGCCTTTGATGATTGTGATGTGTATAGCCTCGGCAGTACTCGTACAGATATCATCGAACAAGCTTAACATAATGGCATTGGGTGAGAAGAGCGCAAAGAGTCTGGGACTGGACGTTGTTCAGTTCAGGATGCTTTGCATTATTCTGACATCTGTTTTGATCGCATCTATCATCTCGTTCACAGGAGTCATAGGTTTCATCGGTCTTGTCGCTCCTCATATCACACGTTTCCTGGTGGGAGGGGATAACAGATTCGTCGTTCCAGGATCGATAATAATGGGTTCGACGATTCTCGTGGTAGCCGATCTGATATCGCGCATGCTGATGACATTCGGCAACATCCCTCTGGGAGTCGTAATGTCTTTCATCGGAGCTCCCGTATTTCTGTACCTTATCATCAGGCGCAGATCTGAAAGGGAGGTATTCTGA
- a CDS encoding ABC transporter ATP-binding protein: MRLIIDGIEFGYSSVPVLKDITLDANGPQLLSIIGPNGVGKSTLIHCINRILSPNKGTVMIDGDNVNDVSLKDLAKKVGYVPYSANDTFPLSVVDTVLMGRHPHATYKSLDKDLDIVYDTLRLLDIEDLAMRNFNELSAGQHQKVMLARGLVQEPEILLLDEPTSNLDIKHQMEVTRILRGLSQEKDILVIMISHDLNIAAKYSDTMIMLHGGSIYAIGTPSQVITKENIKAVYDVDSEVIESHGRPHLIMLDDDFDNTEHSLPSDTYAVNEMR; the protein is encoded by the coding sequence ATGAGGTTAATTATCGACGGAATTGAATTCGGATACTCCAGTGTCCCTGTCCTCAAGGATATCACATTGGATGCTAACGGGCCCCAGCTATTATCCATAATCGGGCCCAACGGAGTCGGTAAATCTACTTTGATACACTGCATCAACAGGATTCTTTCTCCAAACAAAGGAACCGTTATGATTGACGGGGACAATGTAAATGATGTTTCATTGAAGGACCTGGCTAAAAAAGTAGGTTATGTTCCTTATTCCGCTAATGATACTTTCCCATTGTCTGTCGTCGATACGGTCTTAATGGGTCGTCACCCTCACGCTACGTACAAGTCTCTTGATAAGGATCTAGACATAGTTTATGATACGCTCAGACTTCTGGATATTGAAGATCTGGCCATGAGGAATTTCAATGAACTGTCGGCAGGACAGCATCAGAAGGTCATGCTTGCCAGAGGTCTTGTTCAGGAGCCTGAGATCCTGCTTCTGGACGAACCCACTTCCAATCTCGATATAAAGCATCAGATGGAGGTAACTCGTATACTGAGAGGTCTTTCTCAGGAGAAGGACATCCTAGTGATCATGATAAGTCACGACCTGAACATAGCTGCGAAGTATTCAGACACGATGATCATGCTCCACGGCGGTTCGATTTATGCCATCGGAACCCCCAGCCAGGTTATCACCAAGGAGAACATCAAAGCGGTCTACGATGTCGATTCAGAAGTGATCGAGAGCCACGGCAGGCCTCATTTGATCATGCTCGATGATGATTTCGATAATACGGAGCATAGTTTGCCCTCGGACACTTATGCCGTCAATGAGATGAGGTAA
- a CDS encoding iron ABC transporter permease produces MGKEDYKRAVQKKWLFIILCAVATLVALVFSLSIGLYDISFADCYRVLIEHLTGNITNPYEDDIVINTRLPISVFAVIVGAVLALGGAVMQSMLRNPLADPYTMGVSSGALLGASLAIILGESIMPFFSDKWVTIVMAFLFSLIPVTVILMVSTKRKVTATKVILIGIAMMYIFSAIVQLIMITSSEETLAEIYSWRVGTLTLTEWDTIPIPLAISLVCGIIIMYHYRRINVMMAGANSAHSMGVDPNRTLLVETTLVSLMTAAVVSFTGTIGFVGLVGPHIARLFVGSESKHLLPASAVFGGLFLLLANCIARVSGEYGLPVGVVSAVIGCPLFIFILVKMRRKSAWN; encoded by the coding sequence ATGGGAAAGGAGGACTACAAGCGTGCAGTCCAAAAGAAATGGCTTTTCATTATCCTGTGCGCGGTGGCTACGTTGGTGGCCTTGGTGTTCTCACTCTCAATAGGTCTTTACGACATCAGTTTCGCAGATTGCTATAGGGTGCTGATAGAGCATTTAACGGGGAACATCACCAATCCCTATGAGGACGATATCGTCATCAATACCAGGCTCCCGATTTCGGTATTTGCGGTCATTGTAGGCGCTGTGCTTGCCTTGGGCGGAGCTGTGATGCAGTCTATGCTCAGGAATCCTCTTGCCGACCCTTATACGATGGGAGTATCGTCCGGAGCTTTGCTGGGCGCATCTCTTGCCATCATCCTTGGAGAATCAATTATGCCGTTCTTCAGCGATAAATGGGTGACCATTGTTATGGCATTCCTATTCTCGCTGATACCGGTCACAGTCATTTTGATGGTTTCGACAAAACGTAAGGTTACTGCGACCAAAGTGATACTTATCGGAATAGCGATGATGTACATCTTTTCAGCCATCGTCCAGCTCATAATGATTACCTCTTCAGAAGAGACTCTGGCCGAGATCTATTCCTGGAGGGTAGGTACCCTAACTCTGACGGAATGGGATACAATCCCCATCCCTCTCGCAATCAGTCTCGTTTGCGGGATCATAATCATGTATCATTACAGACGCATCAACGTCATGATGGCTGGAGCAAATTCGGCACACTCTATGGGTGTGGATCCTAACAGGACTCTGCTGGTCGAGACAACACTGGTTTCGCTGATGACAGCAGCAGTCGTCAGTTTCACAGGTACGATCGGATTCGTAGGACTTGTGGGACCTCACATCGCTAGGCTTTTCGTGGGATCCGAATCAAAACATCTTCTTCCCGCTTCCGCAGTTTTCGGAGGATTGTTCCTTCTGTTGGCCAATTGCATCGCCAGGGTTTCAGGAGAATACGGTCTGCCCGTGGGAGTGGTCAGTGCGGTCATAGGTTGTCCGCTTTTCATATTCATACTGGTCAAGATGCGCAGGAAGAGCGCGTGGAATTGA
- a CDS encoding flavodoxin yields METKQTMIIVIAAVAVVACVAAAVIMMNGNNSDDPVDPVFPDLNENVILVYFSATEVTDGVAKKIQDYLGCDIYRIEPVIPYTKEDLNRDDPNSRVSKENADPNFRPAIAGNKIDLSRYSTVILGFPIWYHKEPKIIDSFLDIYDLSGLNIAPFCTSWSAGIAGALNRITTAEPNAHMEKSASFPSGFSEQEIYTWLDSVGFVPKN; encoded by the coding sequence ATGGAAACAAAACAGACAATGATTATCGTGATAGCTGCTGTGGCTGTCGTCGCATGTGTGGCCGCTGCAGTTATAATGATGAACGGGAACAATTCGGACGATCCTGTAGATCCTGTATTCCCAGACCTGAATGAGAACGTGATCCTAGTCTATTTCTCCGCAACGGAAGTGACCGATGGTGTTGCTAAAAAGATTCAAGACTATCTTGGATGCGATATTTACCGTATTGAACCCGTTATCCCGTATACAAAAGAAGACCTTAACCGTGATGACCCTAATAGCCGTGTTAGCAAAGAAAACGCTGACCCCAATTTCAGACCAGCGATAGCTGGCAATAAAATCGATTTATCAAGGTACTCGACAGTAATTCTAGGATTTCCGATATGGTACCATAAAGAACCTAAAATAATCGATTCTTTCTTGGACATTTATGATCTGAGCGGTCTTAATATCGCACCATTTTGTACATCTTGGAGCGCCGGAATTGCAGGTGCTTTAAACAGAATTACAACTGCTGAACCAAATGCACACATGGAAAAAAGTGCCTCATTCCCAAGCGGATTTTCAGAACAAGAAATCTACACTTGGTTAGACTCTGTCGGCTTTGTCCCTAAAAACTGA
- a CDS encoding ACT domain-containing protein yields MTCMAKNEMKESLAEKTRIYIDAHPSVKDCVAKGLINYSSLARMIMKDIDVDNEEAVMIACRRYASKLNVTTDHELNILKVLKDSRLEMRTKTCIVTAKNDWSVLHKMDNLFKDLWNENSIMQCVQSASAVTIIADRMLKDRITDTVGRFNIIKIRENLVEIAVKSPELIVDTSGVIAYLITNLSDAGINIEETVSCHTDTIFIVAESDMINAYSVLTKCIQSAEATARD; encoded by the coding sequence ATGACCTGCATGGCAAAGAACGAGATGAAGGAAAGTCTCGCAGAGAAGACAAGGATCTACATCGATGCGCATCCCAGTGTCAAGGATTGCGTGGCCAAGGGACTGATCAACTATTCGTCCCTGGCCAGGATGATCATGAAGGATATTGATGTAGATAATGAGGAGGCTGTGATGATCGCATGCCGCAGGTATGCATCGAAGCTCAATGTCACCACGGATCACGAGCTCAACATCCTCAAGGTCCTGAAGGACAGCAGGCTGGAGATGAGAACGAAGACCTGTATCGTCACTGCGAAGAACGATTGGTCCGTTCTCCACAAGATGGACAATCTGTTCAAGGACCTCTGGAACGAGAATTCCATCATGCAGTGCGTCCAGTCCGCCTCGGCTGTGACCATCATCGCCGACAGGATGCTCAAGGACAGGATCACCGACACCGTAGGAAGGTTCAACATCATCAAGATCAGGGAGAATCTCGTTGAGATCGCCGTGAAGTCCCCCGAGCTCATCGTGGACACAAGCGGAGTCATAGCCTATCTGATCACCAACCTCTCGGATGCGGGAATCAACATCGAGGAGACCGTCAGCTGCCATACCGATACGATATTCATTGTTGCGGAGAGCGACATGATCAACGCCTATTCCGTGTTGACCAAGTGCATACAGTCGGCAGAAGCTACGGCAAGGGACTGA
- a CDS encoding pseudouridine synthase: protein MSEGTRLNKYISEAGVASRRAADRLIEEGRVTINGKPAVVGDRVYEDDIVAVDGKNITIEEEDIILAFNKPRGITCTSNPDDKDNVIDFIGYPKRIYSVGRLDKDSQGLLLMTNNGELANQIMRSRGEHEKEYIVTVDKPVTKAFIKGMSNGVPILEDRITKKCFVEMTGECEFRIILKQGLNRQIRRMCEYFGYDVVRLERIRVMNIELGKLKEGRYRNITKQEREELFRELGL, encoded by the coding sequence TTGTCTGAGGGAACGCGTCTCAACAAATACATCAGTGAGGCCGGCGTGGCCTCCCGCAGAGCTGCCGACAGGCTCATCGAGGAAGGCAGGGTGACCATAAACGGGAAGCCCGCTGTGGTGGGCGACAGGGTGTACGAGGACGACATCGTCGCAGTGGACGGAAAGAACATCACCATAGAGGAAGAGGACATCATCCTGGCGTTCAACAAGCCCCGCGGGATTACCTGCACCTCCAACCCTGACGACAAGGACAACGTCATCGATTTCATCGGCTATCCCAAGAGGATATACTCCGTCGGAAGGCTGGACAAGGATTCACAAGGTCTTTTGCTCATGACCAACAACGGTGAGCTGGCCAATCAGATCATGCGCTCCAGGGGGGAGCATGAGAAGGAATACATCGTGACCGTGGACAAACCGGTAACCAAAGCTTTCATCAAGGGGATGTCCAATGGGGTACCCATCCTGGAGGACAGGATAACGAAGAAGTGCTTCGTCGAGATGACCGGAGAATGCGAGTTCAGGATAATCCTGAAGCAAGGTCTTAACAGGCAGATACGTCGTATGTGCGAGTACTTCGGTTACGACGTGGTCAGGCTCGAGCGTATCAGGGTGATGAACATCGAGCTCGGTAAACTGAAAGAGGGGCGTTACAGAAACATCACTAAGCAGGAACGCGAGGAATTATTCAGAGAATTGGGGTTGTAA